From a region of the Tachypleus tridentatus isolate NWPU-2018 chromosome 1, ASM421037v1, whole genome shotgun sequence genome:
- the LOC143227818 gene encoding uncharacterized protein LOC143227818 isoform X2 → MMKCWLVTGVLVILGCKVLGILGGAINNEVVAFICPEKAGYYSRPENCSTFYKCKNWQVTEETCYPKTVYNSLITNCDWPKSTKCEKGKPKGFAAFPWRVEAFEKTSLITCPDKLFCLYSTWFSCSQYFRCADGIAYLVNCSKDMYFDLERGICGPKEYVECDITTTEAYKPTTSQVRKTTPNVVVPTLPPEPICFRCPEPCGLFPDPKDCKRFYFCYTGLSFRKECPSGLHFNAFLQTCDKPGEAGCGKEVISTIRPASNQTCSNDCSMIRDTNDCTKYKFCKDNKIYEMTCPPGLAFNPKTDTCDYADKVECRDPRCPEPNGFFLHPDSCLKYLKCENWQLKIMKCPEGLGFNPNTMRCNWPDTCDEKVIKPLIVYPAKKECPCYCCAIADPNDCSKFTLCINGHAIEEKCSDGLLFNPKSENCDYAKNVNCDRTCDRDCDDKPTVPPGNHCKKPSGFFPYPTKCNLFIHCSNTIPDIKECPSILHFNPRYRVCDWPWNTGCGSNTTEPEPEPEIPDDKVTCDCDCCFLPVKGNCAAYIRCEGGVAYRGKCPGSLVFNKDVENCDLPENVICEDKPKDPNYNCTSEFGLFPYPNDCEKFIQCYHWIPHVRNCLDKLHFNPSIKVCDWPNKDGCDGIVPTKPSKPDGTCDLCECCFIPDDKDCSAFTRCENGKSYKDRCSPGLLFNPKTENCDYEDNVDCEKPNVYTTTTVQETTTVSRVISTVPPTLPPEPICFRCPEQCGLFPDPKDCKRFYFCYTGLSFRKECPSGLHFNAFLQTCDKPGEAGCGKTVSTTMRPASNQTCSNDCSMIRDTNDCFKYKFCKDKKIYEMTCPPDLAFNPKTDTCDDADKVDCRDPRCPEPNGFFPHPDSCLKYLKCENWQLKIMKCPEGLGFNPNTRCCNWPDTCDEEVKRPLIVYPAKKECPCYCCAIADPNDCSKFILCVNGHALEQKCSDGLLFNPKSENCDYAKNVNCDRTCDKDCDDKPTVPPGNHCKKPSGLFPHPTKCNLFIHCSNNIPDIKECPSILHFNPRLRVCDWPWIAGCGNNTNITRPDPEPEIPDDKVTCDCDCCFLPVKGDCAAYIRCEGGIAYHGRCRGNLLFNRDVENCDLPENVICEDKPKDPNCNCTSEFGLFPHPKDCGKFIQCSHWIPHVRNCPDKLHFNPSIKVCDWPNKDGCDGIVPTKPSKPDGTCDLCECCFIPDDKDCAAFTRCENGKSYKDRCSPGLLFNPKTENCDYEDNVDCEKPKVYTTTTVQETTTVSRVISTVPPTLPPEPICFRCPEQCGLFPDPKDCKRFYFCYTGLSFRKECPSGLHFNAFRQTCDKPVEAGCGKTVSTTMRPASNQTCSNGCSMIRDTNDCTKYKFCKDNKIYEMTCPPGLAFNPKTDTCDYADKVDCRDPRCPEPNGFFPHPDSCLKYLKCENWQLKIMKCPEGLGFNPNTRCCNWPDTCDEVKRPLIVYPAKKECPCYCCAIADPNDCRKFILCVNGHALEQKCSDGLLFNPKSENCDYAKNVNCDRTCDKDCDDKPTVPPGNHCKKPSGLFPHPTKCNLFIHCSNNIPDIKECPSILHFNPRLRVCDWPWIAGCGNNTNITKPDPEPEIPDDKVTCDCDCCFLPVKGDCAAYIRCEGGIAYHGRCRGNLLFNRDVENCDLPENVLCEDKPKDPNYNCTSEFGLFPHPKDCGKFIQCSHWIPHVMNCPSKLHFNPAIKVCDWPNKDGCDGIIPTKPPKPDGICDLCECCFIPDDKDCAAFTRCENGKSYKERCPSGLLFNPSIENCDFEENVDCEKTGTCPEPCGIFPYQDCAKFMHCDNNFATIKDCPAGLHFNPTLKSCDLPERAGCERDRDPNPVCNECDCCLMEDKEDCSRYYVCEAGRSYHAKCGEGLLFEPSLKNCVLEKDATCKINKFVCPTPNGMFKNDENCSTFWICSNGIGTLHNCPAGLHWSHVLKRCEWPCVAQCDSSIPVCPTSTTSAEPTTKDPICPCPECISLNPFDCQSYFKCKNGLRVKMYCPEDLYFNQETKMCDQLYNVECPNVGDPTLCKMPNGKFIFPGDCNKYVECINGIAFIRQCKWEQRFDELRKTCISDNGGCEKVGKDPVCKKVNGLFAKKDDCSQFYHCSNGFSYVKNCPASLFFNPRLKVCDWPWNVNDCGVDPVPDPDPICEVNPNIKCPSCACRVPDPHDCGTFYECTVDGRTCKKICPAGLKFNAIKMMCDRPENYDCTVIERGPPENEISTIIPKPADPCARRSFGLVRSPSDCSKYINCGAVSRAEQMCPSGLYFNEAIQVCDFPYNVQC, encoded by the exons GCATACTAGGTGGCGCTATCAACAATGAAGTGGTCGCTTTTATATGTCCAGAAAAAGCAGGCTACTATTCAAGACCAGAAAACTGTTCAACGTTTTATAAATGCAAAAACTGGCAAGTGACTGAAGAAACGTGCTACCCAAAAACTGTCTACAATTCACTTATTACAAACTGTGATTGGCCAAAGTCGACAAAATGCGAAAAAG GAAAACCAAAGGGTTTCGCTGCTTTTCCATGGAGAGTAGAGGCCTTTGAAAAAACAAGTTTGATTACATGCCCGGATAAATTATTCTGTCTTTATAGTACCTGGTTTTCGTGTTCTCAGTACTTTCGCTGCGCGGATGGAATCGCTTACTTAGTAAACTGTTCTAAAGACATGTACTTTGATCTGGAAAGAGGTATATGTGGTCCCAAGGAATACGTTGAATGTG ATATAACAACTACAGAGGCATATAAACCAACTACAAGTCAAGTGCGGAAGACGACTCCAAATGTAGTAGTACCGACACTTCCACCAGAACCCATCTGTTTCAGATGTCCCGAACCATGTGGTCTATTTCCTGACCCTAAAGACTGTAAAAGGTTTTACTTCTGTTATACCGGTTTGTCTTTTCGCAAAGAGTGTCCATCTGGTCTCCACTTCAACGCTTTTCTTCAAACGTGCGATAAACCTGGTGAAGCTGGCTGTG GGAAGGAAGTCATTTCAACGATCAGACCAGCATCAAACCAAACATGTAGTAACGACTGTTCGATGATTCGGGACACGAACGACTGCACTAAGTACAAGTTTTGTAAAGATAATAAAATCTATGAAATGACCTGTCCTCCTGGCCTGGCCTTCAACCCCAAAACAGACACTTGTGACTACGCTGATAAGGTGGAGTGCAGAGATCCAAGATGTCCAGAACCTAACGGTTTCTTTCTTCACCCAGACTCATGTTTGAAATACCTGAAATGTGAAAACTGGCAGTTAAAGATTATGAAGTGTCCAGAGGGTCTTGGGTTTAACCCTAACACCATGCGTTGCAACTGGCCTGACACCTGCGATG AGAAAGTCATAAAGCCACTCATTGTGTACCCAGCCAAGAAAGAATGTCCGTGTTATTGTTGTGCTATTGCTGACCCTAACGACTGCAGCAAGTTTACACTTTGTATCAATGGTCATGCCATTGAAGAAAAATGTTCCGATGGACTTCTTTTCAACCCTAAGAGTGAGAACTGTGATTATGCAAAGAATGTAAACTGTGACCGAACATGTGATAGGGACTGTGATGACAAGCCAACAGTGCCACCTGGTAACCATTGCAAGAAACCATCCGGGTTCTTTCCTTACCCAACTAAATGCAACCTCTTCATCCATTGCTCCAACACTATCCCTGACATCAAGGAATGTCCAAGTATTCTTCACTTTAACCCTAGATACAGAGTCTGTGATTGGCCCTGGAATACAGGCTGTG GAAGCAACACCACAGAACCTGAACCAGAACCAGAAATACCTGATGACAAAGTGACCTGCGACTGTGACTGTTGCTTTTTACCTGTGAAAGGAAACTGTGCAGCCTACATCCGATGTGAAGGTGGAGTCGCCTACCGTGGTAAATGTCCTGGTAGTTTAGTCTTTAACAAAGATGTGGAAAACTGTGATCTACCAGAAAATGTCATCTGTGAAGATAAGCCGAAAGATCCGAATTACAACTGTACTTCAGAGTTTGGTCTTTTTCCTTACCCCAATGACTGTGAGAAATTCATTCAGTGCTATCATTGGATACCACACGTGAGGAACTGTCTTGATAAACTACACTTTAACCCGTCAATAAAGGTCTGTGATTGGCCGAACAAAGACGGATGTGATG GAATTGTACCAACAAAACCTTCTAAACCTGACGGAACATGTGACCTGTGTGAATGTTGTTTTATCCCTGACGATAAGGACTGTTCAGCCTTCACCCGGTGTGAAAACGGAAAATCTTACAAAGACCGCTGTTCCCCTGGTCTCTTGTTCAACCCAAAGACGGAGAACTGTGACTATGAGGACAATGTTGACTGTGAGAAGCCAAACGTTT ATACTACAACTACAGTCcaagaaacaacaacagtttCAAGAGTCATTTCGACTGTACCACCGACGCTTCCACCAGAACCCATCTGTTTCAGGTGTCCTGAACAATGTGGTCTATTTCCTGACCCTAAAGACTGTAAAAGGTTTTACTTCTGTTATACCGGTTTGTCTTTTCGCAAAGAGTGTCCATCTGGTCTTCACTTCAACGCTTTTCTTCAAACGTGCGATAAACCTGGTGAAGCTGGCTGTG GGAAAACAGTCAGTACAACCATGAGACCAGCATCAAACCAAACATGTAGTAACGACTGTTCGATGATTCGGGATACCAACGACTGCTTTAAGTACAAGTTTTGTAAGGATAAAAAAATCTACGAAATGACCTGTCCGCCCGACTTGGCATTCAATCCTAAAACGGACACTTGTGATGATGCTGATAAGGTGGATTGCAGAGATCCAAGATGTCCAGAACCTAACGGTTTCTTTCCTCACCCAGACTCATGTCTGAAATACCTGAAATGTGAAAACTGGCAGTTAAAGATTATGAAGTGCCCAGAGGGTCTTGGGTTTAACCCTAACACCAGGTGCTGCAACTGGCCAGATACTTGCGATG AAGAAGTTAAAAGACCACTCATTGTGTACCCTGCCAAGAAAGAGTGTCCGTGTTATTGTTGTGCTATTGCTGACCCTAACGACTGTAGCAAGTTTATACTTTGTGTCAATGGCCATGCTCTTGAACAAAAATGTTCCGATGGACTTCTTTTCAACCCTAAGAGTGAGAACTGTGATTATGCAAAGAATGTAAATTGTGACCGAACATGTGATAAGGACTGTGATGACAAGCCAACAGTGCCACCTGGTAACCATTGCAAGAAACCGTCCGGTCTTTTTCCTCATCCTACTAAATGCAACCTCTTCATCCATTGCTCCAACAATATCCCTGACATCAAGGAATGTCCAAGTATTCTTCACTTTAACCCCAGACTCAGAGTCTGTGATTGGCCATGGATTGCAGGCTGTG GAAACAACACCAACATCACAAGACCAGATCCAGAACCAGAAATACCTGATGATAAAGTAACCTGTGACTGTGACTGTTGCTTTTTACCCGTGAAGGGTGACTGTGCGGCCTATATTCGATGTGAAGGGGGTATCGCTTATCATGGTAGATGCCGTGgtaatttactttttaacagAGATGTGGAAAATTGTGATCTGCCAGAAAATGTTATCTGTGAAGATAAGCCGAAAGACCCGAATTGCAACTGTACTTCAGAGTTTGGCCTATTTCCTCATCCTAAAGACTGTGGGAAATTCATTCAGTGCTCTCACTGGATACCGCACGTGAGGAACTGTCCTGATAAACTACACTTTAACCCGTCAATAAAGGTCTGTGATTGGCCGAACAAAGACGGATGTGATG GAATTGTACCAACAAAACCTTCTAAGCCTGACGGAACATGTGACCTGTGTGAATGTTGTTTTATCCCTGACGATAAGGACTGCGCAGCCTTCACCCGGTGTGAAAACGGAAAATCTTACAAAGACCGCTGTTCCCCTGGTCTCTTGTTCAACCCAAAGACGGAGAACTGTGATTATGAGGACAATGTTGACTGTGAGAAGCCAAAAGTTT ATACTACAACTACAGTCcaagaaacaacaacagtttCAAGAGTCATTTCGACTGTACCACCGACGCTTCCACCAGAACCCATCTGTTTCAGGTGTCCTGAACAATGTGGTCTATTTCCTGACCCTAAAGACTGTAAAAGGTTTTACTTCTGTTATACCGGTTTGTCTTTTCGCAAAGAGTGTCCATCTGGTCTCCACTTCAACGCTTTTCGTCAAACGTGCGATAAACCTGTTGAAGCCGGCTGTG GAAAAACAGTCAGTACAACCATGAGACCAGCATCAAACCAAACATGTAGTAACGGCTGTTCGATGATTCGGGACACGAACGACTGCACTAAgtacaaattttgtaaagataataAAATCTATGAAATGACCTGTCCTCCTGGCCTGGCCTTCAACCCCAAAACAGACACTTGTGACTACGCTGATAAGGTGGATTGCAGAGATCCAAGATGTCCAGAACCTAACGGTTTCTTTCCTCACCCAGACTCATGTCTGAAATACCTAAAATGTGAAAACTGGCAGTTAAAGATTATGAAGTGCCCAGAGGGTCTTGGGTTTAACCCTAACACCAGGTGCTGCAACTGGCCAGATACTTGCGATG AAGTTAAAAGACCACTCATTGTGTACCCTGCCAAGAAAGAGTGTCCGTGTTATTGTTGTGCTATTGCTGACCCTAACGACTGTAGGAAGTTTATACTTTGTGTCAATGGCCATGCTCTTGAACAAAAATGTTCCGATGGACTTCTTTTCAACCCTAAGAGTGAGAACTGTGATTATGCAAAGAATGTAAATTGTGACCGAACATGTGATAAGGACTGTGATGACAAGCCAACAGTGCCACCTGGTAACCATTGCAAGAAACCGTCCGGTCTTTTTCCTCATCCTACTAAATGCAACCTCTTTATCCATTGCTCCAACAATATCCCTGATATCAAGGAATGTCCAAGTATTCTTCACTTTAATCCCAGACTCAGAGTCTGTGATTGGCCATGGATTGCAGGCTGTG GAAACAACACCAACATAACAAAACCAGATCCAGAACCAGAAATACCTGATGATAAAGTAACCTGTGACTGTGACTGTTGCTTTTTACCCGTGAAGGGTGACTGTGCGGCCTATATTCGATGTGAAGGGGGTATCGCTTATCATGGTAGATGCCGTGgtaatttactttttaacagAGATGTGGAAAACTGTGATCTGCCAGAAAATGTTCTCTGTGAAGATAAGCCGAAAGACCCGAATTACAACTGTACTTCTGAGTTTGGCCTATTTCCTCATCCTAAAGACTGTGGGAAGTTCATTCAATGCTCCCATTGGATACCACATGTGATGAACTGTCCTAGTAAACTTCACTTTAACCCGGCAATAAAGGTTTGTGATTGGCCGAACAAAGATGGATGTGATG GAATTATTCCAACAAAACCTCCCAAACCTGACGGAATATGTGACCTGTGTGAATGTTGTTTTATCCCTGACGACAAGGACTGTGCAGCCTTCACTCGGTGTGAAAACGGAAAATCTTACAAGGAACGCTGTCCTTCTGGACTCTTGTTCAACCCCAGTATCGAGAACTGTGACTTCGAGGAGAATGTTGACTGTGAGAAAACAGGAACGTGTCCGGAACCATGCGGAATATTTCCTTATCAGGATTGCGCCAAGTTCATGCACTGTGATAATAATTTTGCTACAATCAAGGACTGTCCGGCAGGACTACATTTCAATCCTACCCTGAAGTCATGTGATCTGCCTGAAAGAGCTGGTTGTG AAAGAGACCGAGATCCAAATCCAGTTTGTAACGAATGTGACTGCTGTCTCATGGAGGACAAGGAAGATTGTTCTAGATATTACGTGTGTGAGGCAGGAAGATCTTACCACGCCAAGTGTGGAGAAGGTTTACTCTTTGAACCATCATTGAAGAACTGTGTTCTTGAAAAAGATGCCACttgtaaaattaacaaatttgttTGTCCAACACCTAACGGTATGTTCAAGAATGACGAGAATTGTTCCACTTTCTGGATCTGTTCCAATGGAATAGGAACTCTGCATAACTGTCCAGCTGGGCTTCACTGGAGCCACGTCCTAAAACGCTGTGAGTGGCCTTGTGTTGCTCAGTGCGATTCATCTATACCCG TCTGCCCAACATCTACTACTTCAGCTGAGCCAACAACGAAAGACCCAATATGCCCATGTCCTGAATGTATTTCCCTGAATCCTTTTGACTGTCAGTCTTACTTCAAGTGTAAAAATGGATTGCGAGTAAAGATGTACTGTCCTGAAGACCTGTATTTCaaccaagaaactaaaatgtgTGACCAGTTATACAACGTTGAATGTCCAAACGTCGGAGACCCCACTCTCTGTAAAATGCCGAACGGCAAATTTATCTTTCCTGGAGACTGCAATAAATATGTGGAATGTATCAACGGCATCgcatttatcagacagtgtaaaTGGGAACAGAGGTTTGACGAGCTTAGGAAGACCTGCATATCAGATAATGGTGGATgtg AAAAAGTAGGTAAGGACCCAGTGTGTAAAAAAGTGAATGGACTTTTCGCCAAGAAGGACGACTGTAGTCAGTTCTACCACTGTTCTAATGGTTTTTCCTATGTGAAGAACTGTCCTGCGTCCTTGTTTTTCAATCCTCGTCTCAAAGTCTGTGATTGGCCTTGGAACGTTAACGACTGTGGAGTTGACCCAG TTCCAGATCCTGATCCGATCTGTGAGGTGAACCCGAACATCAAGTGTCCTTCCTGCGCATGTCGAGTGCCCGATCCTCACGATTGCGGAACCTTCTACGAATGCACTGTTGATGGTAGGACTTGTAAGAAGATATGTCCAGCGGGTCTCAAGTTTAATGCTATTAAGATGATGTGCGATAGACCTGAGAATTATGACTGCACTGTTATAG aacGTGGTCCACCAGAGAACGAAATCTCTACAATTATTCCTAAACCTGCTGATCCTTGTGCAAGACGAAGTTTTGGGTTAGTTCGCAGTCCCTCTGACTGTTCAAAGTATATCAACTGTGGAGCAGTGTCAAGGGCTGAGCAGATGTGCCCTTCTGGGCTTTATTTTAACGAAGCTATACAAGTGTGTGATTTTCCATACAACGTTCAGTGTTGA